The genomic region TATGGCAGGGCGATCTGTAATATGATATTTTTCATTTCTTAGTTCTGTTTAATTTGATTAATGAATATACGCCAAGGGCTGCAATGCTCAAAACAGTTATTTCTCCCAGGGTATCCAGCGCCCTGAAATCGACAAGGATAACATTCACCACATTTTTCCCAAATCCGCGCGAGAGGCTGTTTATTACATAAAAATCAGATATCGGGTGGTTATAGTTCACATGTAACGACTGCAGCACAAGTATTGTCATGAAGCTGCCGACAGCAACCGCAATAAGAGCATCCCTTATTTTCGATTTGATCGAAGAAAGCCTGGCAAACCTGGGGAGCTTCTGTAAAACAAGCACAAATAATACCAGGGTAAGGGTTTCAACAAGTATCTGTGTAATAGCCAGGTCAACAGCGCTGTATATAAGATAGATCAGTGCAATACCCAGTCCGACAACACCCATGGAGAGAATGGCCATCAGTCGGGATCGGGCGATTGCAGTAATGAGCGACGCCGCCATTATCAGAAGTGTAAGCGCTGTCACATAGTATGGCTGCCAGGTATAGGTAATGCCCTGATACCATCCCCTGGCAATATATACCATAAACCATATGAGTATGGCTGCGGCAATAAAGATGGTCATCAGGTATATCCGGTGATAACCATGCTGGATAACCGCGGTTTTCTTTTTTGAAATCTTTACAAAACCCGCAATCAGATGATTAAAATAGTCAGAGAATCTGATATGGAACAGGGCCTGGTTGACCTTATGCAGGAGCGGTAAAACCTGATTTCTGAATAGAAACAGGATAAAACCAGCAGTGACAGTAAAGATGCTGAGAAACAGAACCTGATTAAAGCCATGCCAGAGAGACAGATTTACATTAACAGGTTCCCGCAGGATAACGCTTACAGCCGGTTCAATAAGCCTGGACATGCTTGAAGGATAGAGACCGAAAAAAAGACTGGCAATTACAAGCGCAGCAGGCCCTGCAACCATTTTCAGCCCCTTTTCATCAGGGTGTCCGGGCATCCCTTTATCCTTTTCTATAAAGGTGCGATAACCCAGCATGGTTGATACCCAGACCATAAAAACATTGGACACTACACCCAGGATGGTCAATATAACAGCAATATCCGGGGTCTGGATTTTAGCTTCATAGATCAGCTCTTTTCCGATAAAGCCAAGCATGGGAGGCAATCCGGCCATTGAAAGCAGCGCGAGTGTGGATATTACAAAGATCTTTGGCATAGGCCTCCAGAGCCTGCCCAGAAGCCTGATATCCCTTGTGCCGGTTTTATGATCTATCATCCCGGCAATCATAAACAGTGATGCCTTGTAAAAGGCATGGATAATCAAAAAGAGAACAGCTGCCTCTATGGATGCTTGTGTATCAATACCGAAAAGCAGGACCATGGTGCCCAGGGAACTTACTGTCGTGTATGCCAGTATGGCCTTAAGGTCTGTCTGGGTGAGTGAAAGGTAGGCGCCGATAAACATGGTCAATGCCCCTGTCAGGCTTATTAGAAACATCCACTGGGGTGTGCCTCCCAGAACAGGGTTCAGCCTTGCCAGCAGAAATATACCTGCCTTTACCATTGTGGCAGAATGAAGGTAGGCGCTTACCGGGGATGGCGCCTGCATGGCTCCGGGCAACCAGAAATGAAAAGGGAACTGAGCTGATTTGGTTGCAGCGCCTGCCAGCACAAGTATCAGAGATGGTAAATAGAGTTTATGGGATTTAATGACATCTGCCCTGTTCATCAGATCGCTCAGCTCAAAGCTCCCGGCCATCTGGCCGAGTAAAATAATCCCCCCGAAAAGGGCAAGCCCCCCCATTGCGGTTATCAGCAATGACTGCAGGACCGCCTGCCTGGCCTTTTCGTATTCGTGCTTAAAGCTGATCAAGAAAAAGGAGGTAAAGCTTGTAAGTTCCCAGAAAAGAAACATGATCAGCAGGTTTCCTGACAGGACAAGACCCATCATTGAGCCCATAAAAAGCATGATAAAGGTATAAAACCTGTCCTTGTCAGGATAATGCTTCATGTAATCATTGGCATAGATCAGGATTAATGCACCGATGCCTGAGACCAGCAACAGAAACAGGCAGCTGAGCCCGTCATATGTCCAGGTTATATTGAGCCCGATCTGGGGTATCCACTTATAGGTAATGCTCTCGGCTTCTGTATAAGTAAGGCCAGATCTCTTCATGAGTGTTATTATGAACACGCAAAGGGGTAGCAAAGCCAGTGTCCCCCCTTTATACCTTTTTATAAAAGAGGGCATAAATGGAACCCAGGCCGCCGAAAGGAATATAAGTATTAAAATTATGGTCATAAGTAATTATTCAAAACCCGTGATACATTCTATAGCTATTATATACCCCGCTCAAGGGGACTATTCAGCCAGTCAGAGCTGATATTATACCGCACTTCTGCGCTTGATCCGTGTATAAATTCAATATTCCGCGGGCTAAACAGGTTTTCAGTCTACAGCCTGTAATTTGCCCTTTGATTTTCAGTGATTTTCAAAACTTCGTCAACCGATATGATAAGAAAAGCTCAGAATCCACCCATTGTTAAAAAGATTACACATTTTAAGTCTGCGAATATATTGGGTTAAGCAGTGTATGTCAATATAAACCGGGAATATGGTTGTTCTATTTACACCGAAGCAAGTATGGTTTTTCCAAAATCAAGGAAATCAGTACGCTTCATAAAGTCATATTCTCCATAACCCTTAACCATATTGAGATATTCAGGTTCCACAAGGCTGAATGTAATCCTGCCATTAAAGACCTTACCCGGTACGCCCGATATGCCGGTAATTACCGAGAGATGATTATCGATAAGCATTTTTATCTGCTCAGGCCCTGTGGGCTGCTTTCTATTTCCGCATACACAGAAGAATCCTTTAATTTTATCTTTCAGGATATCCTTATTCTTTGCAAGGTAATCCTGTAACTCCTGAGACACCTTTGCCATCCTGATTGACCCACCCACCACGATATAGTCATAACCCTTTGGGTCAGGATTTTCGCGCACATCAAATACATCAGCAATGCCGCCTAAACCTTCGGATATCCACACCCCTGCATCACGGCTTGATCCGCACCATGTGCTGTAGACAACCGCCCATTTTTTATCCGAATTTTTGGGATAATACTGAAGGGCTGATGCGGTATCTGCTATTGCCATTGCCCCTATGCCAATTACACTGGCCTTAATAAAGTCACGTCTATCCATAATACTTATCCTCCTTAATTAAAAATTTTTTCTCCTGACGAGGTTTAATATTTTTATATTTCCTTTTTCTTTTAAGTTCATGAAATATTCAATTTCTGTTTTTGAAAGAGAGGTCTCTTCCAGGATGATCAATATCCTTTTTCCTGATTCAATTACCTGGAGTAACCCTTTATCCATAATGGTTTCACTTTGAGATTTAACCCTGTTAATAGGATAATTGTTGAAACCAAAGATATCAAAGTCTATTTTGAAATAAAAATAGGTGGATAAAGCAGCATCAGAGTTTTTATCCAGGTACTTCTTTAAATGATAGCTGACAGGTGCATAAAAATTAAATATATCCACCCCCCAGTTGATTATAACCTCTGAACTGCTGATAGCGGTTTTTATATCCCTGATTGAGGCATCATAAAGTTTCATCTTTTCGTATTGTGAAAAATCAAACGCCTGTGATTTTTCAATATCCATCATGCTCTCATATCTGCCTGTCTTACATAACATTGATTCGTAAACAGTGCCCCTGTTCTTAGGTATTACCCTTATAATCTTATCCTCATATAAAACAGTGAAAATCTCACAGCCGATAGAGCATTCCCTGCAGATAGATGGCTTTACCTCTGTTTTAAACTGGGCGATCTTTTCAAGGACAAGGGATTTATCAAGGATTGCCCCGGATGGGCAGACAGATTCGCATGAGCCGCATTCAACGCAGCTTGTCTCAATAAGGCTCTTTTCCATTGAGGGGAGCATGTCTGTTTCAAACCCCCTGCCCGCAAAACCGAGCGCCCCTATGGCCTTGAGATCGCTGCACACCCTTATGCATTTACCGCACTTGATACACTTGGTTGAATCAAATACCAGATATTTTGAGGAGCTGTCTATATGCTGTTCCCTGATGCCTCCCCTGATGCGGTTTACATTTATTTTAAACCTTTCAGCATAGAGCCTTAACTTGCATTCATCCGCATCAAGGCAGCCGCATGAAAGGCACCTTTTAGCCTCGCGAACCGCCTGCTCTTCAGAGTAGGTAAAATCTACCTCATTAAAGTTATCAAGCCGCTCTTTAATGGGTAAAGAGCCCGATTTCTCTCTCTCTTGTTTGGGTGCGTGGGGGATATAGTTTTTATCCACTTCTGTAAGTTTCTGTCCCAAAGAAAAATTAAATGCAGACCTGAAATCCTTAACCAGAGGCTGGTCTGAAAGCCATGAATGGATAGATAAAGCCCCATACCTGCCATGGGCGATCGCACTTATGGCAATGGAAGGGCCTGTTACAGCATCACCACCAGCGAATATACCCGGTATATTTGTCTGGAATGTCCTCTCATCCACGTTGGCTGAGATGGTGTTATATTTTGTGAGGGAAATACCATTTGTCCCATCAACAGGGACATCAAGCCCGGAAGGATCAACATACTGCCCAATGGCCGCAATAATTGTATCCGCCTCAATTGTCTCAAACTCTCCATCTACTGGTACCGGCCTTCTCCTCCCGCTTGAGTCTGCCTCGCCAAGCCCCATGACCTGACACTTGATCCCTGTTACCTTTCCATCCTGTGTAAGGATTTCAGTCGGTGCACGTAAGAATTTAAAGATGGCCCCTTCATGCCCCGCCTCTTCAATCTCAATATCCTCAGCAGGCATCTCATCCCTTGTCCTTCTGTAGACAATGGTAACATTCCCTGCGCCCAGGCGTACAGCCGTTCTTGCTGCATCTATAGCAGTGTTACCTCCGCCCACAACCACAACGCCTTTACCGATATCAATCTTATTACCCTTTGCAACAGTGTATAAAAAATCTATCCCGCCAAACACACCTTTTGCATCTTCATTCTTAACCCTCATGGCTGTGCTTTTCTGCGCGCCGATCGCTAAGAAAACCGCATCATACCTTTCCTTCAAATCCTTGATAGAGAAATCTTTGCCAAGGGTTTTGTTAAAATGAATCTTTACCCCCATGCGTGTTATGATCTCAATCTCTTTAGCCAGAAGACTTTTAGGGAGCCTGTATTCAGGTATGCCCCAGAGCAGCATCCCGCCGGGCCTGTCTGACTTTTCAAAGATCTCAACATCATAACCCTCTATCTTCAGATAATAGGCGCAGCTTAGCCCCGCGGGGCCTGCCCCGACTATTGCTATCCTTTTACCTGTAGCAGGTTTAACCTCAGGGATAAATGGCTCTTTAAGGTCTTCATCAGATACAAAGCGTTTTATGTTATCAATAGCAACAGGGCCTTCCATAAGCCCCCTTCTGCACACATCCTCGCAGGGCTTGGGGCAGACCCTGCCGCAAACCAGGGGCAGCGGGTTTGTATCCTTTATGGTCTTAATGGCGCTTTTATAGTCCCTGTTTGCGACATGGGCCACATATGACTGGATGTCAATGCCAGCAGGGCAGTTAAAGCGGCACGGTGCAATACAATCCCCTGCATGATCCGACAAAAGAAGCTCCATGCAGAGCCTTCTTGTCTCATTGATGTTTTGAGTATTGGTTTTTACAACCATGCCCTCTCTTACCTTTGTGGCGCATGCAGGCACAGAACCTTTTGCACCCTCAACCTCCACCACACATAAAAAGCATGATGTAAAGGGGATAAGCCTCGGGTCATTGCATAGCGTTGGTATCTCTATACCGATACTTTCGCATGCCTCAAGTATTGTAATATCCTTATCTGTTTCAAAGGGTATGCCATCTATTGTAAGCTTCATATATTCAAATCCCCTGTTTACTCTGTATCAATTGCATTAAATTTGCATGTGGCGACACAGGCCCCGCACTTTATGCACTTTTGCTGATCTATAAAATGGCGTGTCTTTTTTTCTCCGGATATGGCCTTTACCGGGCATTTTCTTGCGCATGCAGTACACCCGATGCATTTATCATTTATGGTATAGGTCAATAGCTTTTTGCAGTATTTTGCCGGGCACCTTTTATTTACAATATGCTCAACATATTCATCATAAAAATATTTAAGGGTTGTAAGCACAGGGTTTGGGGCTGAGCCGCCAAGGGCGCACAAAGAGGATGTTGAGCATTTTTTTGCGATCTCCTGAAGGAGTGTAAGGTCATCCATGGTGCCTTGCCCTTTGCATATCCTCTCAAGGATTTCAAGCATCCTTTTTGTGCCGAGCCTGCAGAAGGTGCATTTACCGCATGATTCATTCTGTGTGAAATTTAAGAAGTATCTTGCAAGATCCACCATGCAGCTTCTCTCATCCATGATAACCATACCGCCTGAGCCCATGATGGCCCCTGTTTTAACAAGGCTCTCATAGTCAACAGGCAGATCAAGGAGCCTTTCAGGGATGCATCCACCCGAAGGGCCACCCAGCTGAACCGCCTTGAATTTATATTCAGGCTCTGCCATGCCCCCGCCTATATCATATATGACCTCACGAAGGGTTGTTCCCATGGGCACCTCAACAAGGCCGCCCTTTTTGATTTTCCCTGCGAGGGCAAAGACCTTGGTGCCCCTGCTTTTTTCATACCCTGTCTCAGAATATTTGCTGCCCCCGTTCAGGATTATCCAGGGGATGTTCGCCAGGGTCTCAACATTATTTATTACAGTTGATTTCCCAAACACCCCCTTTTCAGCAGGATAAGGGGGCCGCAGGCTGGGCATACCCCTTTTCCCTTCTATTGATGCAATAAGGGCTGTCTCTTCTCCGCACACAAATGCCCCTGCACCCTCCTTTGTCTTAAGATCAAAAGAGAAACCGCTACCCATAATATTTTCGCCAAGGAACCCCCTTGCCTTTGCATCCTCTATTGCCTTAAGGCAGTGTTTAACTGCGAGTGGGTATTCTGCCCTGACATATATATAACCGTGGTTGGCGCCTATTGCATAAGCGCCTATCAGCATGCCCTCTATTACTGAGTGGGGGTCACCCTCAAGCACACTCCTGTCCATAAATGCGCCAGGGTCACCCTCATCAGCATTACATATAAAGTATCGACCTTCAGGCGCAGGGTTTTTTCTGGTAAGCTCCCACTTGAGCCCGGTAGGAAATCCTGCACCGCCGCGGCCCCTGAGCCCGGAATCCTTTATCTCCTGAACCACCTTTTCCGGCGGCATCGTAAGCGCCTTTAAAATGGCCTTGTATCCATCTTTAGCAATATAATCGTCGACTGAGGTGGGTGTGATTTTACCGCAGTTTCTGAGTACAATCCTTTTCTGCTTGGGGAAAAGGGCTGTATCATCAACAGGGTCCGCCTCAAACAGGATTTTTTCCATGTATGTTTTATTTTCAATGATTTCTGAGTCTATGAACTTTTCAACATCATCTTCGGTTATCTGTGCATAGAGGTACTCTTTGCCATCCCGAAAGGTCCTGACATTGACCTCTGAATAGCAGAGCCCTGCACACCCTGACTGTTTCAGTTCTACTCCTGCTATGCTTTTTGCCTTGAGGGCAGAGGCAAATTTATCATAAACCCTGTCTGCGCCTGCTGATTTACCGCATGTCCCCATCAGTACAACTATTTCTCTATTTCCCATAGTCATATCCTGTGTTAATACTCTTCAAGTATCTTTTTTATCTTCTCTTTTGTTAAGTGGGCATAGACCTTGTCATCGATCATCATGACCGGGGCAAGGGAACAGCATCCCAGGCATGCAACATATTCAAGGGTGAATTTGTTTCCTCTGGAGGTTTCATTTTTGGAGATTTGCAGCATCTCGCTCACAGCCTCTCCTACGGTTTCAGCCCCTCCAACGTGGCATGCAGTCCCTTTACAGACCTTAATAATATGCTGGCCAACAGGGCTTAACCTGAACTGGGTATAAAAGGTAATGACCCCATATATATCGCTTTCATACATGGAGAGTTCGTTTGCTATTATAGATATTGCCTCTTTTGGAATGTACTTAAGTTTGTTCTGTATCCCCTGTAGAATGGGTATCAGGGAATCATGTCTTTTACCAAAGCTTTGATAAAGAGCAGGCAGGGTTTGATGTATATCATCAGTAATTGTATTTTCAGGTTCCACTCTGTTCTCCCTCGAAGAATTTATTTAACCAGGTAACAAATATTTTACCATGTTGGTTTTCCGGGTTGGTAATTTGCATTATCAAATTTCAGGCCTGCTAAGTCAGAACATTCATCCTGTGCCAGTATAGGTACAGCTACAGCGGAAATTGCCATAAGGATTAAGTTAATGAAAAGGCAGCTAATAAGATGTGATGCATTCATGGTGGTACCTCCCGGTTGTTTAATCTAATCGGGCGAATAATTTTATGCCTGAATGGATAATTTATTACCAGGCTGGTTATATGGCAGGATTACAACCGGTTGTCAAGGTGTAAGGTATGTGAGGCGGGGTGCATATCAAACACAGCACCATACCTCATGGTATAAGCATGGTGCTGATTTTTTCTTTCACCCTTCTGCCCAGGCAGGTAGATATTACTCCTCATGACTTAATATAAATTCAACCAGCGAATTTAATTCATCTTCAGACAGCGCCTTTGTTTTTTCAAGGAATTTTTCCATGCTCTTTGCCTTTTCAAGATTCATTATCGGTTCGCTCTTCCCCTGAAAATATTTAACAAGCTTTTCTGTATCCCCATTATAAGCTTTTGAAATTTCAATTAGTGAGGGATATGTCTTTCCTGTATCTGCCTTATGACATATCCCGCACTTCAGGGAATCATAAACCGATTTATCATCAGCGCTGGCAGTGCTAAAGGAGTAAAAAATCAGAATAGTAAAAAGAATCAGTATTAAATAGGTTTTCATAGTTAACCTCCATGACATGTTGAGTGATTTTGACCGCTTCAAACTGGGAGGATGATATCACAACAAAAAAATATAGGAAATAATTACATTGTTTAAAAAATTATCGTGAAGATTATGATATCAGGGTATTCTTACCCTGTAGAGACAAGGCATGCCTTGTCTCTACGGTAAAGGTGTAAATTTACTGGCTTTTTTCAGCCTGATTATTAGCCCCTCCCAAAAACTGCACACTCATTTCCAGCATGGAATTCTGTGAATCAATATAGGAATTGAACTGGGCCTGCTGTGAATCGGTAAGGATGCCTTTTGAGGAATTAAGGTATCCGGTGAAAAGGTTCTTTTGAAGGTTAACCGACTTCTCCAGATTTTCTTTGCTAAGCACAGGCTCATTAGGGTTTATAGACTGCTGAACATCCTTCTGCATTTCAAGGTTATTCTGTATCTCTGATTTATGATAACGGCTATCAGGGCCACAACCGCAATACAGAGAACAACCTGAAGCACGCTAAACTTTTTATCTTCTCTCTTTATTTCCATATTTACCTCCTCATCTTATTGATCATTAAACAGGTAATGCTATAAATCCTTTTTGTTATAGAGTGCTACTGTCAAAGGAACTGAGATTGCCAAAAGAAGAACGGCACTTCCAAACAGAATTATTGATCCTGTGATCTCCTGACAAAATATAAAATCCGTCAGGCTTGATCTATCTGAATCAAAGAAACTGGCCAGAGTCAACGCTCCTAAAACCATCCAGAGAATTACTGAGACCCCATTTGACTTTGAGAAACCAAACCTGAAATAAAATGGTAAAGTAAAGGAGGTCAAAAAAGCCAGGATCAGGAAGACTAATATGATGTAACCTGCAGGTAAAGGTTGCCTCGCTTCTACAGAGAGAGAAAAGTTGAAGAATATGAAACCCCTGTTTACAAGATATGCGATTAAAAGATAAATGGCCGTTATTACCACAACGCCTAAATAGCGGGATAACACTATTTCGCTGCGCCGGACAGGAAGAGATGCAAAATATTTTTCTGTGGGATGTTTTTCATCAAGGCTGAAAAGATTCTGGATATAGTTGTAGATGAATAGAAACAAAGGAAGCAGACTTATATCGTTTACCAATGAGGCAAATATAACGCTTAACGTAAAAAGTGCTGTGGACAGATTCGACATGATCCTATCACTCTTTAAGGCATCAAAATCCCGACGAACCAGATTGATAATATTTCCTTTCATTTTTGTCCTTTTCAAGCTCTGACCGTTAGAGAGTCTTTATATGTCCCTTTTTAAGTATATGCCTGAAGATATCCTGATAGAGAGAACAAATAAAAGGATTGCAATCCCTGTCAGAATAAATGCCATTATAGATGTATCCTCCAATGAAAATTTTCTTATCTTTTCGAACAGTCCTGGTATTTTAAATACAGCGAAGAAGAGGGCATAAAAGGCCGCCATAAACCCAAATGATATAAGATTCATTGCTTTTGTGACTCCATATTTGAAGTAAACCGGGAAAGAGATAGATATAAGCAATGACACAACCATCAAGACCAATGAAAAATAACCGGGAGGGAGCTGAAATTTTAGCTTGCCCGCAAGATAAAATCCAAAATTTGCCGAATAGGCCAGAATTAGATGAACAGCCATTATCACTGCTATCCCGAAATACCTTGATAAAACAATCTCTCTGCGTCGTACAGCGAGGGAGGCAAAAAATCTTTCTGTCCTGTATTTTTCTTCCAACATGAAAGTGTTCAAGCCATACGATAATGTAAAAATTGGTAAAAAAAGCAGGGCAAGAGACTTCCATGCCGGGGCAATAGAAGATAAAACTATTACTGGTAAAAATACAGATACCCCTATCGCCTTTTCTGTCCACAGGGTATAGAAATCCTTTCTAATGAGGCTGATTATATTACCTGCCATTTTGCTCCCCTTTTACTGTAAAAACCATTATATCTTCAAGGGTCGCCCTTTCGGTGATTGCATCCGCGCCAATCAGGGTAGCAAGTTTATCAGCAGAGGCGCTTAGCGCCTCAAAACCGGTTCGCATTTCACGGACTCCGACACACATCTCGCGCCCCTTTTCATCAAGACGGCTCAATGGGCCTTTTACTATTTTGTACCTGTCCAGAATATCATCCTTTGTCTCTGAGAAGACAATCCGTCCGCTATCGATCAGGGTTATG from Desulfatiglans sp. harbors:
- a CDS encoding DUF4040 domain-containing protein, coding for MTIILILIFLSAAWVPFMPSFIKRYKGGTLALLPLCVFIITLMKRSGLTYTEAESITYKWIPQIGLNITWTYDGLSCLFLLLVSGIGALILIYANDYMKHYPDKDRFYTFIMLFMGSMMGLVLSGNLLIMFLFWELTSFTSFFLISFKHEYEKARQAVLQSLLITAMGGLALFGGIILLGQMAGSFELSDLMNRADVIKSHKLYLPSLILVLAGAATKSAQFPFHFWLPGAMQAPSPVSAYLHSATMVKAGIFLLARLNPVLGGTPQWMFLISLTGALTMFIGAYLSLTQTDLKAILAYTTVSSLGTMVLLFGIDTQASIEAAVLFLIIHAFYKASLFMIAGMIDHKTGTRDIRLLGRLWRPMPKIFVISTLALLSMAGLPPMLGFIGKELIYEAKIQTPDIAVILTILGVVSNVFMVWVSTMLGYRTFIEKDKGMPGHPDEKGLKMVAGPAALVIASLFFGLYPSSMSRLIEPAVSVILREPVNVNLSLWHGFNQVLFLSIFTVTAGFILFLFRNQVLPLLHKVNQALFHIRFSDYFNHLIAGFVKISKKKTAVIQHGYHRIYLMTIFIAAAILIWFMVYIARGWYQGITYTWQPYYVTALTLLIMAASLITAIARSRLMAILSMGVVGLGIALIYLIYSAVDLAITQILVETLTLVLFVLVLQKLPRFARLSSIKSKIRDALIAVAVGSFMTILVLQSLHVNYNHPISDFYVINSLSRGFGKNVVNVILVDFRALDTLGEITVLSIAALGVYSLIKLNRTKK
- a CDS encoding FAD-dependent oxidoreductase, with the translated sequence MKLTIDGIPFETDKDITILEACESIGIEIPTLCNDPRLIPFTSCFLCVVEVEGAKGSVPACATKVREGMVVKTNTQNINETRRLCMELLLSDHAGDCIAPCRFNCPAGIDIQSYVAHVANRDYKSAIKTIKDTNPLPLVCGRVCPKPCEDVCRRGLMEGPVAIDNIKRFVSDEDLKEPFIPEVKPATGKRIAIVGAGPAGLSCAYYLKIEGYDVEIFEKSDRPGGMLLWGIPEYRLPKSLLAKEIEIITRMGVKIHFNKTLGKDFSIKDLKERYDAVFLAIGAQKSTAMRVKNEDAKGVFGGIDFLYTVAKGNKIDIGKGVVVVGGGNTAIDAARTAVRLGAGNVTIVYRRTRDEMPAEDIEIEEAGHEGAIFKFLRAPTEILTQDGKVTGIKCQVMGLGEADSSGRRRPVPVDGEFETIEADTIIAAIGQYVDPSGLDVPVDGTNGISLTKYNTISANVDERTFQTNIPGIFAGGDAVTGPSIAISAIAHGRYGALSIHSWLSDQPLVKDFRSAFNFSLGQKLTEVDKNYIPHAPKQEREKSGSLPIKERLDNFNEVDFTYSEEQAVREAKRCLSCGCLDADECKLRLYAERFKINVNRIRGGIREQHIDSSSKYLVFDSTKCIKCGKCIRVCSDLKAIGALGFAGRGFETDMLPSMEKSLIETSCVECGSCESVCPSGAILDKSLVLEKIAQFKTEVKPSICRECSIGCEIFTVLYEDKIIRVIPKNRGTVYESMLCKTGRYESMMDIEKSQAFDFSQYEKMKLYDASIRDIKTAISSSEVIINWGVDIFNFYAPVSYHLKKYLDKNSDAALSTYFYFKIDFDIFGFNNYPINRVKSQSETIMDKGLLQVIESGKRILIILEETSLSKTEIEYFMNLKEKGNIKILNLVRRKNF
- a CDS encoding NADH-quinone oxidoreductase subunit NuoF, with translation MGNREIVVLMGTCGKSAGADRVYDKFASALKAKSIAGVELKQSGCAGLCYSEVNVRTFRDGKEYLYAQITEDDVEKFIDSEIIENKTYMEKILFEADPVDDTALFPKQKRIVLRNCGKITPTSVDDYIAKDGYKAILKALTMPPEKVVQEIKDSGLRGRGGAGFPTGLKWELTRKNPAPEGRYFICNADEGDPGAFMDRSVLEGDPHSVIEGMLIGAYAIGANHGYIYVRAEYPLAVKHCLKAIEDAKARGFLGENIMGSGFSFDLKTKEGAGAFVCGEETALIASIEGKRGMPSLRPPYPAEKGVFGKSTVINNVETLANIPWIILNGGSKYSETGYEKSRGTKVFALAGKIKKGGLVEVPMGTTLREVIYDIGGGMAEPEYKFKAVQLGGPSGGCIPERLLDLPVDYESLVKTGAIMGSGGMVIMDERSCMVDLARYFLNFTQNESCGKCTFCRLGTKRMLEILERICKGQGTMDDLTLLQEIAKKCSTSSLCALGGSAPNPVLTTLKYFYDEYVEHIVNKRCPAKYCKKLLTYTINDKCIGCTACARKCPVKAISGEKKTRHFIDQQKCIKCGACVATCKFNAIDTE
- the nuoE gene encoding NADH-quinone oxidoreductase subunit NuoE, producing the protein MHQTLPALYQSFGKRHDSLIPILQGIQNKLKYIPKEAISIIANELSMYESDIYGVITFYTQFRLSPVGQHIIKVCKGTACHVGGAETVGEAVSEMLQISKNETSRGNKFTLEYVACLGCCSLAPVMMIDDKVYAHLTKEKIKKILEEY
- a CDS encoding c-type cytochrome; this translates as MKTYLILILFTILIFYSFSTASADDKSVYDSLKCGICHKADTGKTYPSLIEISKAYNGDTEKLVKYFQGKSEPIMNLEKAKSMEKFLEKTKALSEDELNSLVEFILSHEE
- a CDS encoding ABC-2 transporter permease, which produces MKGNIINLVRRDFDALKSDRIMSNLSTALFTLSVIFASLVNDISLLPLFLFIYNYIQNLFSLDEKHPTEKYFASLPVRRSEIVLSRYLGVVVITAIYLLIAYLVNRGFIFFNFSLSVEARQPLPAGYIILVFLILAFLTSFTLPFYFRFGFSKSNGVSVILWMVLGALTLASFFDSDRSSLTDFIFCQEITGSIILFGSAVLLLAISVPLTVALYNKKDL
- a CDS encoding ABC-2 transporter permease, yielding MAGNIISLIRKDFYTLWTEKAIGVSVFLPVIVLSSIAPAWKSLALLFLPIFTLSYGLNTFMLEEKYRTERFFASLAVRRREIVLSRYFGIAVIMAVHLILAYSANFGFYLAGKLKFQLPPGYFSLVLMVVSLLISISFPVYFKYGVTKAMNLISFGFMAAFYALFFAVFKIPGLFEKIRKFSLEDTSIMAFILTGIAILLFVLSIRISSGIYLKRDI